A region of Rhodospirillales bacterium DNA encodes the following proteins:
- a CDS encoding endonuclease/exonuclease/phosphatase family protein, with translation MPQSSSTPRPSTSGRSLLRPLVVIGCYLATGLALLAQAGRHWRPLELYAELSAQIATACVVAALVAVLFRVRHATVVASIGAAALAVVVVPAFLPPPVAPPGAAPKTRIVWANLQNWTTGAPALARLLDEERPDIAVLTELSAHHERAASDRRAAYPFQSSFPQRSAFDLLLVSRRAPTTFRMDRRHGADFPVMEARFCGDGVDAPCLAIIGLHAPRPELPGGLLGVPPDRRDASLALAAEFAGARIAAGDRVILLGDLNTTPFSIAFRRMLAAGGLVDSAMVPAESPRRPLPTWFSALPAAGLAIDHALIGPGIAVVDRRLGPDIGSDHRPLVIDVRLPDGR, from the coding sequence GTGCCGCAATCATCCTCTACACCTCGACCGTCAACGTCGGGTCGATCGCTGCTGCGCCCGCTGGTCGTGATCGGCTGCTATCTCGCGACCGGCCTGGCGCTGCTGGCGCAGGCCGGCCGTCACTGGCGTCCATTGGAGCTTTACGCCGAACTGAGCGCGCAGATCGCGACGGCGTGCGTCGTGGCCGCGCTCGTCGCGGTTTTGTTCCGCGTCCGCCACGCGACGGTCGTGGCCTCGATCGGCGCGGCCGCCTTGGCGGTCGTGGTCGTCCCGGCGTTCCTGCCGCCGCCGGTCGCGCCTCCCGGCGCGGCGCCGAAAACGCGCATCGTCTGGGCGAATCTGCAGAATTGGACCACCGGCGCGCCGGCGCTGGCGCGTCTGCTCGACGAGGAGCGGCCGGACATCGCCGTCCTGACCGAGCTCTCTGCCCATCACGAGCGCGCCGCAAGCGACCGTCGCGCGGCGTATCCCTTCCAGTCGTCGTTTCCGCAACGCAGCGCCTTCGATCTGCTGCTCGTGAGCCGGCGCGCGCCGACGACATTCCGCATGGACCGTCGGCATGGGGCCGATTTCCCGGTCATGGAGGCGCGGTTCTGCGGCGACGGCGTGGACGCGCCGTGCCTCGCAATCATCGGCCTGCACGCGCCCCGCCCGGAGCTTCCCGGCGGCCTCCTCGGCGTGCCGCCGGACCGCCGCGACGCCTCGCTCGCTTTGGCGGCGGAGTTCGCCGGCGCGCGGATCGCGGCCGGCGACCGAGTGATCTTGCTGGGCGATCTCAACACGACTCCATTCTCGATCGCCTTCCGTCGGATGCTGGCGGCGGGCGGCCTCGTGGATTCCGCGATGGTGCCGGCCGAGTCGCCGCGCCGGCCGCTGCCGACGTGGTTCTCCGCCCTGCCGGCGGCGGGATTGGCGATCGACCACGCGCTGATCGGCCCCGGAATCGCTGTGGTCGATCGGCGGTTGGGGCCGGATATCGGCTCCGACCATCGGCCACTGGTCATCGACGTCAGGTTGCCGGATGGCCGCTGA
- the ubiE gene encoding bifunctional demethylmenaquinone methyltransferase/2-methoxy-6-polyprenyl-1,4-benzoquinol methylase UbiE, whose product MTPEPTLPSDAAASETASFGFREVPAEAKAGMVRQVFDSVAARYDVMNDLMSLGVHRLWKSAMVDALAPRPGMALVDVAGGTGDIAFRLHARTGGAAPVTVCDINHAMLSVGRDRATDRGILSGLSWVAGDAETLPFADRRFDAYTIAFGLRNVTRIDRALAEARRVLRPGGRFLCLEFSRVVVPVLDRIYDGYSATMLPTLGGLVAGDKESYRYLHESIRRHPPQQKLADMMTAAGFARASWRNFSGGIVALHSGWRV is encoded by the coding sequence ATGACGCCCGAACCCACTCTCCCGAGCGACGCCGCCGCGTCGGAAACGGCGTCCTTCGGATTCCGCGAGGTTCCGGCCGAGGCCAAGGCCGGAATGGTGCGCCAGGTCTTCGATAGCGTCGCCGCGCGATACGACGTCATGAACGACCTGATGTCGCTGGGCGTGCACCGCCTCTGGAAGAGCGCGATGGTCGACGCCTTGGCGCCGCGCCCCGGCATGGCGCTGGTCGACGTCGCCGGCGGCACCGGCGACATTGCGTTCCGGCTCCACGCCCGCACTGGCGGCGCCGCGCCGGTCACCGTCTGCGATATCAACCACGCCATGCTCTCGGTCGGGCGCGACCGGGCGACGGATCGCGGCATCCTGAGCGGACTGTCCTGGGTCGCGGGCGACGCCGAGACGCTGCCGTTCGCGGACCGCCGGTTCGACGCCTACACCATCGCGTTCGGTCTGCGGAACGTGACCCGTATCGACCGCGCGCTTGCCGAGGCGCGCCGCGTGCTGCGGCCGGGCGGCCGGTTCCTGTGCCTCGAGTTCAGCCGCGTCGTGGTGCCCGTGCTCGACCGGATCTACGATGGCTACTCGGCGACGATGCTGCCGACCCTTGGCGGGCTGGTCGCGGGCGACAAGGAATCATACCGCTATCTGCATGAGAGCATCCGGCGGCATCCGCCACAGCAGAAGCTGGCGGACATGATGACGGCGGCGGGCTTCGCGCGCGCGTCGTGGCGCAATTTCTCGGGCGGCATCGTCGCGCTCCACAGCGGCTGGCGCGTGTGA
- the ubiB gene encoding 2-polyprenylphenol 6-hydroxylase, whose translation MFRSLRNGVRLARLAFTLARHDALFPLETLGVAPGLVAVARLARRRDDPRRPGERLAAAFTDMGPSFIKFGQAMSTRADLLNEEVALDLGQLADHLAPFPGAEARRIVESELGAPIAALFASFDDVPVAAASIAQVHYATTTDGREVAVKVLRPGIEAAFARDLDLFYWLAGLVERAQPRFRRLRPVESVRAFADVVRIEMDLRMEAAAAQELGDNFAGDPGYRTPAIDWDRTARRVLTMERVRGIPIGDRDRLLAAGHDLDAVLRKSAEAFFFQVFRDGFFHGDMHGGNAFVDEGGGIVPVDFGIMGRVDTATRGYLAELLVAFLRRDYAAVAEVQFRAGYVPPDKSVELFAQACRSIGEPIFGKPSNQISIARLLAQLLRVTEQFEMQAQPQLLLLQKTMLMAEGMGTKLNPDVNIWELSRPLIEDWMRTHFGPRARLERAAGETLDGIRKLPRLVDALEQVAERERRRAERELAAAGPDRPNRRRLADFSWIAAFIAAAAAVAAWWR comes from the coding sequence ATGTTCCGCTCGCTCCGCAATGGCGTCCGTCTGGCGCGGCTGGCCTTCACGCTCGCCCGCCACGACGCGCTGTTTCCGCTGGAGACGCTCGGCGTCGCGCCGGGGCTGGTCGCCGTCGCGCGGCTCGCGAGGCGGCGCGACGATCCGCGGCGCCCCGGAGAGAGGCTCGCGGCGGCGTTCACCGACATGGGGCCGAGCTTCATCAAGTTCGGCCAGGCGATGTCGACCCGCGCCGACCTGCTCAACGAGGAGGTCGCGCTCGACCTCGGCCAGCTCGCCGACCATCTGGCGCCGTTTCCCGGCGCCGAGGCGCGGCGCATCGTCGAGTCGGAGCTGGGCGCGCCGATAGCGGCGCTGTTCGCGTCGTTCGACGACGTCCCGGTGGCGGCGGCGTCGATCGCGCAGGTCCACTACGCGACCACGACCGACGGGCGCGAGGTCGCCGTCAAGGTGCTGCGCCCCGGCATCGAGGCGGCGTTCGCCCGCGATCTCGACCTGTTCTACTGGCTGGCGGGGCTGGTCGAGCGCGCCCAGCCGCGGTTCCGCCGGCTGCGGCCGGTGGAGTCCGTGCGCGCCTTCGCCGACGTCGTGCGCATCGAGATGGACCTGCGCATGGAGGCGGCGGCGGCGCAGGAGCTCGGCGACAATTTCGCCGGCGATCCGGGCTACCGCACGCCGGCGATCGACTGGGACCGCACGGCGCGACGCGTGCTGACGATGGAGCGCGTGCGCGGCATCCCGATCGGCGACCGCGACCGGCTGCTGGCCGCGGGGCACGATCTCGACGCGGTGCTGCGCAAGAGCGCCGAGGCGTTCTTCTTCCAGGTGTTCCGCGACGGCTTCTTCCACGGCGACATGCACGGCGGCAACGCCTTCGTCGACGAGGGCGGCGGCATCGTGCCGGTCGATTTCGGCATCATGGGCCGCGTCGACACCGCCACGCGGGGCTATCTCGCCGAGCTGCTCGTCGCCTTCCTGCGGCGCGACTACGCCGCCGTCGCCGAGGTGCAGTTCCGCGCCGGCTACGTGCCGCCCGACAAATCCGTGGAGTTGTTCGCGCAGGCCTGCCGCTCGATCGGCGAGCCGATCTTCGGCAAGCCGTCGAACCAGATCTCGATCGCCCGCCTGCTGGCGCAGCTTCTGCGCGTCACCGAGCAGTTCGAGATGCAGGCGCAGCCGCAGCTGCTGCTGCTCCAGAAGACGATGCTTATGGCCGAGGGCATGGGCACCAAGCTCAATCCCGACGTCAACATCTGGGAGCTGTCGCGGCCGCTGATCGAGGACTGGATGCGCACGCATTTCGGCCCGCGTGCGCGGCTGGAACGCGCCGCCGGCGAGACGCTGGACGGCATCCGCAAGCTGCCGCGCCTGGTCGACGCGCTGGAGCAGGTCGCCGAGCGGGAACGCCGCCGCGCCGAGCGCGAGCTGGCGGCGGCCGGGCCCGACCGTCCAAACCGCCGCCGTCTCGCCGATTTCTCGTGGATCGCGGCCTTCATCGCCGCGGCCGCCGCCGTCGCGGCGTGGTGGCGGTGA
- a CDS encoding sulfite exporter TauE/SafE family protein — MSWSLAALGVAVFLVAGGVKGLVGLGLPTVSIALLAVVMPVPEAMALLTLPTIVTNVWQAAVGGRFMPLVRRLWPLILTVCVVVWLTVSFVGRKAPTWAMPVLGAVLIVYGAMGLGKLRFHVAERWERWASVPVGAASGFVAGIVGVPIIPLMPYLQALEMKPAELVQALGIVLCAVMITITATLAGYGVLDAPRAAVSAAAVVPAMAGMWCGQRVRRRLSVDQFRVVVFVALLLLGVHAVLKSLY, encoded by the coding sequence ATGAGCTGGTCGCTCGCCGCGCTGGGCGTCGCGGTCTTCCTTGTCGCCGGCGGCGTGAAGGGACTGGTCGGCCTCGGCCTGCCCACGGTGTCGATCGCGCTGCTGGCCGTCGTCATGCCGGTGCCGGAGGCGATGGCGCTGCTGACGCTGCCGACCATCGTGACGAACGTCTGGCAGGCCGCGGTCGGCGGGCGCTTCATGCCGCTGGTTCGGCGGCTGTGGCCGTTGATCCTCACGGTCTGCGTCGTCGTCTGGCTGACGGTGTCGTTCGTGGGCCGCAAGGCGCCGACCTGGGCGATGCCCGTGCTCGGCGCGGTGCTGATCGTCTACGGCGCTATGGGGCTGGGGAAGCTTCGCTTCCATGTCGCCGAGCGCTGGGAGCGCTGGGCGTCGGTGCCGGTCGGCGCCGCCAGCGGGTTCGTCGCCGGCATCGTCGGCGTGCCGATCATCCCGCTGATGCCCTATCTCCAGGCTCTGGAGATGAAACCGGCGGAGCTCGTGCAGGCGCTGGGCATCGTGCTGTGCGCGGTGATGATCACGATCACCGCGACGCTGGCCGGCTACGGCGTCCTCGACGCTCCCCGCGCGGCGGTGTCGGCGGCCGCGGTGGTGCCGGCGATGGCCGGCATGTGGTGCGGCCAGCGGGTCCGGCGCCGCCTGTCGGTCGACCAGTTCCGGGTGGTGGTGTTCGTCGCGCTCCTGCTGCTCGGCGTGCACGCGGTGCTGAAGTCGCTCTATTGA
- a CDS encoding VOC family protein: protein MPLTKVTDLAYVRLGAPDLDAMETFLVDFGLIRAARTENALYMRGTDSPHHVHIAEKGPPRFLAIGYHAGSMADLERLAAAPGASAVEAVDDPGGGHRVRLREPNGYAIEVVHGMLRLDPIAAPRQLLNSGDEPLRRAGRLMRLPPSPAPVKRIGHAVLSTPIVAETVKWFRDTLGFIGSDDVYAGAKENVIGSFNRLDRGDEYVDHHVFFAVHNDRAGLNHVSYEVPDVDAVLKDHAHLKSLGRYEHMWGVGRHLLGSQVYDYWSDPWGRVHERWADTDRLNASDGSNLLSVEDGFQSQWGEPPPEKFLRNVSQ from the coding sequence ATGCCGCTGACCAAAGTCACCGATCTCGCCTACGTGCGCCTCGGCGCGCCCGATCTCGACGCCATGGAGACGTTCCTCGTCGATTTCGGGCTGATCCGCGCCGCGCGCACCGAGAACGCGCTGTACATGCGCGGCACCGACTCGCCGCACCACGTCCACATCGCGGAGAAGGGCCCGCCCCGGTTCCTCGCCATCGGTTACCACGCCGGCTCGATGGCCGATCTCGAGCGCCTCGCCGCGGCGCCGGGCGCCTCCGCCGTCGAGGCGGTCGACGATCCCGGCGGTGGCCACCGCGTGCGGCTGCGCGAGCCCAACGGCTACGCCATCGAGGTGGTGCACGGCATGCTGCGCCTCGACCCGATCGCGGCTCCGCGCCAGTTGCTGAACTCCGGCGACGAGCCGCTGCGGCGCGCCGGGCGTCTGATGCGTCTGCCGCCGTCGCCCGCGCCCGTGAAGCGCATCGGCCACGCCGTGCTAAGCACGCCGATCGTCGCGGAGACGGTCAAATGGTTCCGCGACACGCTCGGATTCATCGGCTCGGACGATGTCTACGCCGGCGCCAAGGAGAATGTCATCGGGTCGTTCAACCGCCTCGACCGCGGCGACGAATACGTCGATCACCACGTGTTCTTCGCCGTGCACAACGACCGCGCCGGGCTCAACCACGTGTCCTACGAGGTCCCCGACGTCGACGCCGTGCTCAAGGACCACGCGCATCTGAAGTCGCTCGGCAGATACGAGCACATGTGGGGCGTGGGACGCCATCTGCTCGGCAGCCAGGTGTACGATTACTGGTCCGACCCGTGGGGCCGCGTGCACGAGCGCTGGGCCGACACCGACCGGCTGAACGCCTCCGACGGTTCGAACCTCCTGAGTGTCGAGGACGGCTTCCAGTCGCAATGGGGTGAACCGCCGCCTGAGAAGTTTTTGCGCAACGTGAGCCAATAG
- a CDS encoding SEL1-like repeat protein, which translates to MNRILARGRTTATAEGPSESAAKTPEGGATPLDVEAIERRARILTAGRTAAAEQERPRSMMPRVLAGVVVVAIAAGGAWWYFKPKKVKAPRQPTQAEQSTGEPAKTGAAPSATKPEATAATTPPAPKPPAPAAPAEPPPPAASTAAPAAPAAASPPEAPPQPKIPRAELPAVSIDALRRMAEAGDLDAIEELAFRYIRGTGVPADPVEGGRWLRRAADSGVVSAIFNVGVMLERGVGVPADPAGAREWYARAGAAGEPRGWNNLGMMLRDGIGGPADPQRAHDTLLLAARLGLTRAMFMLGEMHERGNSAIRVDPTTAVVWYAMTGHFDRARPEPENAAIVVAADAKVVELQRTLPAADLQRAQRIGEAEYRIIVDTMRNAARARAAGAIGFGPPAGASGPSSPGASTPATGGFGPPPTGPAAATPAPPSAVPPPAAAKPAAPADPRVRLVEIQRMLASLSFYSGEPDGVIGPATRAAIREFEKLAGMPETGEPTAALHDALREQVELTGRPR; encoded by the coding sequence ATGAACCGGATTCTCGCGCGCGGGCGGACGACGGCCACCGCCGAGGGGCCGTCTGAATCCGCCGCCAAGACGCCGGAGGGCGGCGCCACGCCGCTCGATGTCGAGGCGATCGAGCGCCGCGCCCGCATCCTGACGGCCGGCCGGACCGCGGCGGCGGAGCAGGAGCGCCCGCGCTCTATGATGCCGCGCGTCCTCGCCGGCGTCGTGGTGGTGGCGATCGCGGCCGGCGGCGCCTGGTGGTACTTCAAGCCCAAGAAGGTCAAGGCGCCGCGCCAGCCGACGCAGGCCGAACAGTCCACGGGTGAACCCGCCAAGACCGGCGCCGCGCCTTCCGCGACCAAGCCGGAGGCGACGGCGGCGACCACGCCGCCAGCGCCGAAGCCACCGGCGCCAGCGGCGCCAGCGGAACCGCCGCCGCCGGCCGCGTCCACCGCCGCGCCCGCGGCGCCGGCCGCGGCATCCCCCCCGGAGGCGCCACCGCAGCCCAAGATTCCGCGCGCCGAACTCCCGGCCGTGTCGATCGACGCTTTGCGGCGCATGGCCGAGGCCGGCGATCTCGACGCGATCGAGGAGCTGGCGTTCCGCTACATCCGCGGCACCGGCGTGCCGGCCGACCCGGTCGAAGGCGGCCGCTGGCTGCGGCGCGCCGCCGACAGCGGCGTGGTGTCGGCGATCTTCAATGTCGGCGTCATGCTCGAGCGCGGCGTCGGCGTCCCGGCCGATCCCGCCGGGGCGCGCGAGTGGTACGCGCGCGCCGGCGCGGCGGGCGAGCCGCGCGGCTGGAACAATCTCGGCATGATGCTGCGCGACGGCATCGGCGGACCGGCCGATCCGCAGCGCGCGCACGACACGCTGCTGTTGGCCGCCCGTCTCGGCCTGACGCGCGCGATGTTCATGCTCGGGGAGATGCACGAGCGCGGCAATTCCGCGATCCGCGTGGATCCGACAACCGCGGTCGTGTGGTACGCGATGACCGGCCATTTCGACCGGGCGCGGCCGGAGCCGGAGAACGCCGCCATCGTCGTGGCGGCCGACGCCAAGGTCGTCGAGCTGCAGCGGACGCTGCCGGCGGCCGATCTCCAGCGCGCCCAGCGCATCGGCGAGGCGGAGTACCGCATCATCGTCGACACGATGCGCAACGCCGCGCGCGCGCGCGCCGCCGGCGCCATCGGCTTCGGTCCGCCCGCCGGCGCGTCGGGTCCGTCCTCGCCCGGCGCGTCGACGCCCGCCACCGGCGGCTTCGGACCGCCTCCGACCGGCCCCGCCGCCGCCACGCCGGCACCCCCGTCGGCCGTGCCGCCGCCCGCGGCCGCGAAGCCGGCGGCCCCCGCCGATCCGCGCGTCCGTCTGGTCGAGATCCAACGCATGCTCGCCTCGCTGAGCTTCTACAGCGGCGAGCCCGATGGCGTGATCGGACCGGCCACGCGCGCCGCGATCCGCGAGTTCGAGAAACTCGCCGGCATGCCGGAGACGGGCGAGCCGACCGCGGCGCTGCACGACGCCCTGCGCGAGCAGGTCGAGCTGACCGGCCGGCCGCGCTGA
- a CDS encoding DUF962 domain-containing protein, whose translation MARRCATYAEFWPFYLREHAKPATRAVHYVGTIASAALLVGAIASRQWWLLILVPLFGYGPAWFGHYVIERNRPATFTHPYWSLISDYRMCGLFLTGRLGDELERHQIRG comes from the coding sequence ATGGCGCGACGTTGCGCGACCTACGCCGAGTTCTGGCCGTTCTATCTGCGGGAGCACGCCAAGCCGGCGACGCGCGCGGTCCACTACGTCGGCACCATCGCGTCGGCGGCGCTGCTGGTCGGCGCGATCGCCAGCCGTCAATGGTGGCTGCTGATCCTGGTGCCGCTGTTCGGCTACGGTCCGGCGTGGTTCGGACACTACGTCATCGAGCGGAACCGGCCGGCCACCTTCACGCACCCCTACTGGTCGCTGATCAGCGACTACCGCATGTGCGGCCTGTTCCTGACCGGCCGCCTCGGCGACGAGCTGGAACGCCACCAGATCCGCGGCTGA
- the murJ gene encoding murein biosynthesis integral membrane protein MurJ, producing the protein MSFGRAIALIGGWTMLSRLLGFARDVAIAALAGAGPVADAFFIALKLPNLFRRLFAEGAFASAFVPLFARARREGGDAEAAAFAREAQGALLAVLAPFVVAGIAAMAWIVPLVAPGLASKPPETLSFAIEFSRIAFPYLLFISLASLYAGILNSLDRYGHAAASQVLFNLSLIGALFALTPFLPNAGYALSWGLCLAGVAQWLWLLVACRQAGVALPLAFPRLTARVRRLLTLALPAAVGAGVQQINLVLEIVWASLLPTGAISVLYYADRINQLPLGVVGVAIGTALLPRLARLIRDDQAAGAMHSQNRAVEFGLLFSLPAAVALAVVAWPVIATLFLRGQFTAEDARRTAEALTVFALGLPAFILTKTLAPGFFAREDTATPLKIAVFCISLNIALNLLFITLPERGLMPRLEHVGVALASSVAGWFNAVLMWLVLRRRGHFHVDARLAARGPRIALAAALMGATLWAAMAWTPLGGAFDAGGAGRWLALLILCGGGGAAFVAFGAALGVIRPVEIRGLLRRDRTLPPDPRDTTPLE; encoded by the coding sequence ATGAGCTTCGGACGCGCCATCGCGTTGATCGGCGGCTGGACGATGCTCAGCCGCCTGCTGGGCTTCGCGCGCGACGTGGCGATCGCGGCGCTGGCCGGCGCCGGACCGGTCGCCGACGCGTTCTTCATCGCGCTCAAGCTGCCGAACCTGTTCCGCCGGCTTTTCGCCGAAGGCGCCTTCGCCTCGGCCTTCGTGCCGCTGTTCGCGCGCGCCCGCCGCGAGGGCGGCGACGCGGAGGCCGCGGCGTTCGCGCGCGAGGCGCAGGGCGCGCTGCTGGCCGTGCTGGCGCCGTTCGTGGTGGCCGGCATCGCCGCCATGGCGTGGATCGTGCCGCTGGTTGCGCCGGGACTGGCGTCGAAGCCGCCGGAGACGCTGAGCTTCGCCATCGAGTTCAGCCGGATCGCGTTCCCCTACCTGTTGTTCATCTCGCTGGCGTCGCTCTACGCCGGGATCCTCAACTCGCTCGACCGCTACGGCCACGCGGCGGCCTCGCAGGTGCTGTTCAACCTGTCATTGATCGGCGCGTTGTTCGCGCTGACGCCGTTCCTACCGAACGCCGGCTACGCGCTGTCGTGGGGGCTCTGCCTCGCCGGCGTGGCGCAATGGCTGTGGCTTCTGGTGGCGTGCCGGCAGGCCGGCGTGGCGCTGCCGCTCGCCTTCCCGCGCCTGACCGCCCGCGTGCGGCGCCTGCTGACTCTGGCGCTGCCCGCCGCCGTCGGCGCCGGCGTCCAGCAGATCAACCTCGTGCTCGAGATCGTGTGGGCGTCGCTGCTGCCGACCGGCGCGATCTCGGTGCTGTACTACGCCGACCGCATCAACCAGCTGCCGCTGGGCGTGGTCGGCGTCGCGATCGGCACGGCGCTTCTGCCGCGGCTGGCGCGGCTGATCCGCGACGACCAGGCCGCCGGCGCCATGCACAGCCAGAACCGCGCCGTCGAGTTCGGCCTGCTGTTCTCGCTGCCGGCGGCCGTCGCGCTGGCCGTGGTGGCGTGGCCGGTGATCGCCACGCTGTTCCTACGCGGCCAGTTCACAGCCGAGGACGCGCGCCGCACGGCCGAGGCGCTGACGGTGTTCGCGCTGGGGCTGCCGGCTTTCATCCTGACCAAGACGCTGGCGCCGGGCTTCTTCGCGCGCGAGGACACCGCCACGCCGCTCAAGATCGCGGTGTTCTGCATCTCCCTCAACATCGCGCTGAACCTGCTGTTCATCACGCTGCCCGAGCGCGGGTTGATGCCGCGGCTGGAGCATGTCGGCGTTGCGCTGGCGTCGTCGGTCGCCGGCTGGTTCAACGCCGTCCTGATGTGGCTGGTGCTGCGCCGCCGAGGCCACTTCCATGTCGACGCGCGGTTGGCGGCGCGCGGACCGCGCATCGCGCTGGCGGCGGCGCTGATGGGCGCCACGCTATGGGCGGCGATGGCGTGGACGCCGCTCGGCGGCGCCTTCGACGCCGGCGGCGCCGGACGCTGGCTGGCCCTGCTGATCCTGTGCGGCGGCGGCGGCGCGGCGTTCGTCGCCTTCGGCGCGGCGCTTGGCGTCATCCGGCCGGTCGAGATCCGCGGCCTGCTGCGCCGCGACCGCACCCTGCCGCCCGACCCGCGCGACACGACGCCGCTGGAGTGA
- a CDS encoding flavin-dependent oxidoreductase, with the protein MRIVVVGAGIGGLTAAMCLRDAGHDVRVFESVPEVRPLGVGINVQSSGVRILTALGLLDALDAVAIRTQEFVFANRHGQPIWRDPRGLSGGYPWPQFSIHRGELQMILFEAAVRRLGAANVRTGHRLTTFETAPDGRVTARFADKDGAPAGEERCDVLVGADGIHSTVRAAFFPDEGPPKWNGVMMWRGTTEGAPFLTGASMVQAGHQAQKFVCYPISRRLAGEGRVLINWIADLYLGGESRRREDWNRLGRVEDILPKFAGWNFGWLDVPAIIKGAGAIYEFPMVDRDPLPRWTHGRVTLLGDAAHPMYPIGSNGATQAILDGEALAAALAEHADPGDALRAYEARRLPATARIVETNRARGPDRVLDIVEERAPDGFTDLESVLPAAELESIVGEYKRIVAMDRDTLRALAGKRAG; encoded by the coding sequence ATGAGGATCGTCGTCGTCGGCGCCGGGATCGGCGGACTCACGGCCGCGATGTGCCTGCGCGACGCCGGCCACGACGTGCGCGTGTTCGAATCGGTGCCCGAGGTGCGGCCGCTGGGCGTCGGCATCAACGTGCAGTCCAGCGGCGTGCGGATCCTGACGGCGCTGGGGCTGCTCGACGCGCTCGACGCGGTCGCCATCCGCACGCAGGAATTCGTGTTCGCGAACCGACACGGCCAGCCGATCTGGCGCGATCCGCGCGGACTCTCCGGCGGCTACCCGTGGCCGCAATTCTCGATCCACCGCGGCGAACTGCAGATGATCCTGTTCGAGGCCGCCGTGAGGCGCCTCGGCGCCGCGAACGTCCGCACCGGCCACCGGCTGACCACGTTCGAGACCGCGCCCGACGGGCGCGTGACAGCGCGCTTCGCCGACAAGGACGGCGCGCCGGCCGGCGAGGAGAGATGCGACGTCCTGGTCGGCGCCGACGGCATCCACTCCACCGTCCGCGCCGCGTTCTTTCCGGACGAAGGCCCGCCGAAATGGAACGGCGTCATGATGTGGCGCGGCACCACCGAGGGCGCGCCGTTCCTCACCGGCGCCTCGATGGTGCAGGCCGGCCACCAGGCGCAGAAATTCGTCTGCTACCCGATCTCGCGGCGGCTGGCCGGCGAAGGCCGCGTGCTGATCAACTGGATCGCCGACCTGTATCTCGGCGGTGAGAGCCGCCGGCGCGAGGACTGGAACCGGCTGGGCCGCGTCGAGGACATCCTGCCGAAATTCGCCGGCTGGAATTTCGGCTGGCTCGACGTGCCGGCGATCATCAAGGGCGCCGGCGCCATCTACGAGTTCCCGATGGTCGACCGCGATCCGCTGCCGCGCTGGACGCACGGCCGCGTGACGCTGCTCGGCGACGCGGCGCATCCGATGTATCCGATCGGCTCCAACGGCGCGACGCAGGCGATCCTCGACGGCGAGGCCCTGGCGGCCGCGCTGGCCGAGCACGCCGACCCCGGCGACGCGCTGCGGGCCTACGAGGCGCGGCGCCTGCCGGCCACCGCGCGCATCGTCGAGACCAACCGCGCGCGCGGCCCGGACCGCGTCCTCGACATCGTCGAGGAGCGCGCGCCGGACGGTTTCACGGATCTGGAGTCGGTGCTGCCGGCGGCCGAGCTGGAGTCCATCGTCGGGGAGTACAAGCGCATCGTCGCCATGGACCGCGACACGCTGCGCGCCCTGGCCGGCAAGCGGGCGGGTTGA
- a CDS encoding septation protein A, which produces MSEQREGAEPPGWRKLVGPLLEIGPLLIFFAASGRWGVYTGTAVFVAATCVALPLYRLLEGRWPIMPMVSGVFVLVFGGLTIWLQDELFIKMKPTIVNCLFGVILMGGLFFGRSLLKPLFRAAFRLTDIGWNLLTRRWALFFFALAIINEIVWRNFSTDTWIASKMVVSLPLTLVFAVAQTPLLRRHWDGPDNPFKAG; this is translated from the coding sequence GTGAGCGAGCAACGCGAGGGCGCGGAACCGCCGGGCTGGCGCAAGCTGGTCGGGCCGCTGCTGGAGATCGGGCCGCTGCTGATATTCTTCGCCGCCAGCGGCCGGTGGGGCGTCTACACCGGCACGGCGGTGTTCGTCGCCGCGACCTGCGTGGCGCTGCCCCTTTACCGCCTCCTCGAGGGAAGGTGGCCGATCATGCCGATGGTCAGCGGCGTGTTCGTGCTGGTGTTCGGCGGCCTGACGATCTGGCTGCAGGACGAGCTCTTCATCAAGATGAAGCCGACGATCGTGAACTGCCTGTTCGGCGTCATCCTGATGGGCGGCCTGTTCTTCGGCCGCTCGCTGCTGAAGCCGCTGTTCCGGGCCGCCTTCCGGTTGACCGACATCGGCTGGAACCTCCTGACGCGGCGCTGGGCGCTGTTCTTCTTCGCGCTGGCCATCATCAACGAGATCGTGTGGCGCAACTTCTCGACCGACACTTGGATCGCGTCGAAGATGGTCGTGAGCCTGCCGCTGACGCTGGTGTTCGCCGTCGCCCAGACGCCGCTGCTGCGCCGCCATTGGGACGGCCCGGACAATCCGTTCAAGGCCGGCTAG